GACATGCTGAAGGAGTTCAAGGAATTCGCGATGCGGGGGAACGTCGTGGATATGGCGGTGGGCATCATCATCGGCGCCGCCTTCGGGACGATCATCGGGACGCTGGTCTCCGACGTGCTGATGCCGCCGATCGGGCTCCTCCTCGGGAACGTCGACTTCTCGAACCTCTTCCTCGTGCTCAAGGAAGGGAAGATCGTCGGTCCCTACGCGACGGTCGCCGCCGCCAAGGGGGCGGGAGCGGTCACGCTCAACTACGGGCTGTTCCTGAACACCGTCGTCAATTTCCTGATCGTCGCCTTCGCGATCTTCTTCCTGATCCGGGGCATGAACTCGATGAAGAAAAAGGAAGAGGCTCCGCCTGCCGCGCCGACGACGAAGGAGTGCCCGCATTGCCTGTCGACCATCCCCATCAAGGCGACGCGATGCGGCCACTGCACTTCGGAGCTGAAGGCGGCATAGGGGGGAGGACCAGTCCCCCTCTCTCATCGGCAACGAAGACGGATCGGGTCGTCCGCGGCAAGGAAGATTGATCGAACAGCGAAGCCTGCGGCACGGCATTCACGGATGAACCGGGAGGGCCGTGCCTCCTTTTTATATCGTTTAAATTCAACAACACACGGGTCATCTGGGATTCCATTCGCCCCCTGTTGGTCACCCTTTGAAACGGGCGTAAAATGCATATAGGAGCCGGTTCGGCAACCCGCGTCGGAGCCCGGGGAGAAGAGGGGGTGAACAGGAGGGCGGGAGCGTCTCCGGCGATCGATCGGCCGGTTCCCGAGGGGATGGGCATCGAATGGGTCCAGGAACCGTTGGACAGTCAGGAGGTGCGCCATGTTGAAGAAGAATCCGCTGTCCCTTGCGAAGACGGAACCCGCGTCCGCCCTCACCCCGTTCGAGGAGTTCGAGCGGAGGTTCGAGGATTTCGTCCGCCGGCCCTTTTCCATGGTGGAGTCGCCTTGGTGGACCCGGTGGCCGGGGCTTGCCGGTGAGGTCTCTCCGGCGATGGACATCTACGAGGAGGGCGGTGACATCGTCGTGAAGGCGGAGATCCCGGGGATGACGAAGGAGGAGATCCACGTCGACATCAACGAGAAGACCGTGACCGTCTCGGGCGAGAAGAAGAAGGAGGAGAAGGTCGAGAGGAAGGACTACGTCCACCTCGAGCGCACCTACGGTTCCTTCGCGCGGACCTTCGCCCTTCCCGCGGAGGCGGCGAGTCGGACCCGGAAGGTCGCGGTCGAATGACGGAGGTGACACCATGTTGACGACCCGGTTAACCCGCCAGCCGCAAGAACGTCGATCGCACGAGGGATCCCTATAGCCCCCGGAAAGGCCCTTGACGTCGGAGTCTGCCCGGAGTGCCATGCGATCAGCCGGAAGAAGCGCTGGTACATGGACGAGGCGGAGTACGCCTCTCTCGTACGAACCAGCGCGGTCATGCGCCGGTGTCCGGCGTGCCGGAAGATCGCC
The sequence above is drawn from the Deltaproteobacteria bacterium CG2_30_66_27 genome and encodes:
- a CDS encoding mechanosensitive ion channel protein MscL — translated: MLKEFKEFAMRGNVVDMAVGIIIGAAFGTIIGTLVSDVLMPPIGLLLGNVDFSNLFLVLKEGKIVGPYATVAAAKGAGAVTLNYGLFLNTVVNFLIVAFAIFFLIRGMNSMKKKEEAPPAAPTTKECPHCLSTIPIKATRCGHCTSELKAA